Proteins co-encoded in one Sporosarcina sp. FSL K6-1522 genomic window:
- a CDS encoding nitrate reductase subunit alpha, translating into MKKKFGLNYFKPVERYSGNWSVLEEKSRDWENMYRQRWSHDKVVRTTHGVNCTGSCSWKVFVKNGIITWENQQIDYPSCGPDMPEFEPRGCPRGASFSWYEYSPLRVKYPYIRGKLWRMWSQALAEQKDPVKAWASIVEDPAKCDEYKKARGKGGHVRVNWRDATMLISAQLIYTVQKYGPDRIAGFTPIPAMSMVSYASGARFISLLGGEMLSFYDWYADLPPSSPQIWGEQTDVPESSDWFNAGYLIMWGSNVPLTRTPDAHFMTEVRYKGTKVVSVAPDYAESVTHADDWIAANPGTDAAVAQAMTHVILDEFYEQRKEPMFLNYAKQYTDMPFLITLEEHESSYKAGRFLRASDLGSEAEHAEWKPVIFDETTNTILVPNGTMGQRWEQDTKWNLILDNADGTRVEPALSVTDHGAEWTEMVFPYFDNTENGTFSRPIPVKKVQFKDGTERLVTTVYDLMLSQYGVRRIGSELEAQGYDDTTSFYTPAWQEKITSVKPALVTQIAREFAQNSLDTGGRSMIIMGAGINHWFNSDTIYRSILNLVTLTASQGVNGGGWAHYVGQEKCRPIEGWSTIAFARDWQAPPRLQNATSFFYFATDQWKYEEMGADLLMSPTGGKARYEHPADYNVMAARLGWLPSYPQFNKNSLQFAEEAAKEGKTTTAEIVQHTLDQIKSGEVQFAAEDPGAPENFPRSLFIWRSNLVSSSAKGQEYFMKHLFGASDGLLASPNEEVKPEEMVWREEVEGKLDLLVALDFRMTATPMYADVVLPAATWYEKTDLSSTDMHPFVHPFNPAVDPLWESRSDWDIYRSIAQTFSGMAETHLPGVYKDLVTTPLAHDSIQEIAQPYGEVKDWKKGEVEAIPGKTMPGMTIVERDYTKIYDKYVTLGPLLSTGKVGAHGVSFSVAEEYEMMKGINGTYYDETIKNGLPKLHTAKHAAEAMLTLSSATNGRVSQRAFEAAEHDTGVELKDISADRAAERFTFAGITAQPREVIPTPVFSGSNKLGRRYSPFTTNIERLVPFRTLTGRQHFYIDHELFLDFGEAMPVYKPTLPPMVFGPRDKQIIGGQDSLVLRYLTPHGKWNIHSTYQDNQHMLTLFRGGPTVWISNEDAEEHGIDDNQWLEVYNRNGVVTARAVVSHRMPKGTMFMYHAQDKHIQVPGSEITEERGGSHNAPTRIHMKPTQMVGGYAQLSYGFNYYGPIGNQRDVYVAVRKMKEVNWLED; encoded by the coding sequence ATGAAGAAGAAATTTGGATTGAATTATTTCAAGCCTGTTGAGCGCTACTCAGGGAATTGGTCGGTATTGGAGGAGAAAAGCCGTGACTGGGAAAACATGTATCGGCAACGTTGGTCGCATGACAAAGTAGTCCGTACAACGCACGGTGTTAACTGTACAGGGTCATGTAGTTGGAAGGTTTTTGTGAAAAACGGCATTATCACATGGGAGAATCAGCAAATTGACTATCCCTCATGTGGGCCCGATATGCCTGAATTCGAACCTCGTGGCTGCCCACGTGGTGCTTCCTTCTCTTGGTATGAGTACAGTCCACTTCGTGTGAAGTACCCGTACATACGTGGCAAACTGTGGCGCATGTGGAGCCAAGCGTTAGCGGAGCAAAAAGATCCGGTTAAGGCTTGGGCAAGCATTGTGGAAGATCCTGCAAAATGCGACGAATACAAAAAAGCACGTGGTAAAGGCGGACATGTCCGAGTGAATTGGCGAGATGCCACGATGCTTATTTCTGCGCAACTGATTTACACCGTACAGAAATATGGCCCAGATCGTATCGCAGGCTTTACCCCGATTCCGGCTATGTCGATGGTTAGTTACGCTTCGGGGGCACGCTTCATCTCTCTTCTTGGTGGCGAAATGTTGAGCTTTTATGATTGGTATGCGGATCTACCGCCGTCCTCTCCACAAATCTGGGGAGAGCAGACAGATGTGCCGGAATCGAGTGACTGGTTTAACGCGGGCTACCTCATTATGTGGGGATCGAATGTACCGCTAACGCGGACGCCTGATGCGCATTTCATGACAGAAGTGCGTTATAAAGGGACAAAAGTCGTCTCGGTTGCGCCTGATTACGCGGAAAGTGTAACGCATGCAGACGACTGGATTGCGGCCAATCCAGGGACGGATGCGGCGGTTGCACAAGCGATGACACATGTTATTCTCGACGAGTTTTATGAGCAACGGAAAGAGCCGATGTTCTTGAATTACGCGAAGCAATATACGGATATGCCTTTCCTCATTACGCTTGAGGAGCACGAAAGTTCTTACAAGGCAGGGCGCTTTTTACGCGCAAGTGATTTAGGTAGCGAAGCCGAGCATGCCGAGTGGAAACCCGTTATTTTCGATGAAACGACGAACACCATCCTTGTCCCGAATGGCACGATGGGGCAACGTTGGGAGCAAGATACGAAATGGAATCTAATTCTCGACAATGCAGATGGTACCCGGGTTGAGCCAGCTTTAAGCGTTACTGACCACGGTGCAGAATGGACAGAAATGGTCTTCCCTTACTTTGATAATACGGAGAATGGGACATTTAGTCGCCCGATTCCAGTGAAGAAAGTGCAGTTTAAAGATGGAACAGAACGACTCGTTACAACGGTGTACGATTTAATGCTAAGCCAGTACGGCGTTCGTCGTATCGGTAGTGAGTTGGAAGCGCAAGGCTATGATGATACTACATCATTTTACACACCAGCTTGGCAGGAGAAAATCACGAGCGTGAAACCAGCGCTTGTGACACAAATTGCCCGTGAATTTGCACAGAACTCACTCGACACGGGTGGTCGTTCGATGATTATTATGGGTGCGGGTATTAACCACTGGTTTAACAGTGACACCATTTACAGATCCATTTTGAATCTCGTGACATTAACGGCATCCCAAGGTGTTAACGGCGGGGGCTGGGCGCATTATGTGGGACAGGAAAAATGCCGTCCAATTGAGGGCTGGAGCACAATTGCATTTGCAAGGGATTGGCAAGCACCACCACGTCTGCAAAATGCGACATCGTTTTTCTACTTCGCAACGGACCAGTGGAAATACGAAGAAATGGGCGCGGATTTACTGATGTCACCTACTGGAGGAAAAGCGCGTTATGAGCACCCGGCTGACTATAATGTCATGGCAGCAAGGCTCGGCTGGCTACCATCCTACCCACAGTTTAATAAAAACAGTCTTCAATTTGCTGAAGAGGCGGCGAAAGAAGGCAAGACGACAACGGCAGAAATCGTGCAACATACACTTGATCAGATAAAATCGGGCGAAGTTCAGTTTGCAGCAGAAGATCCTGGCGCACCTGAAAACTTCCCACGTTCATTGTTCATATGGCGTTCTAATCTCGTTTCGAGCTCGGCAAAAGGGCAGGAATACTTCATGAAACACCTTTTCGGTGCTTCAGACGGTTTGCTTGCTTCTCCGAACGAAGAGGTGAAGCCGGAAGAAATGGTATGGCGAGAAGAAGTGGAAGGCAAACTCGATTTGCTCGTTGCACTCGATTTCCGCATGACCGCAACGCCGATGTATGCAGACGTTGTGTTACCAGCAGCAACTTGGTATGAGAAAACGGATCTGTCATCGACTGATATGCACCCATTTGTCCATCCGTTTAATCCAGCGGTAGATCCATTATGGGAATCGCGTTCTGACTGGGACATTTACCGTTCTATTGCACAGACATTCTCCGGAATGGCAGAAACACATTTGCCAGGCGTCTACAAAGATTTAGTGACAACGCCGTTAGCGCATGATTCCATCCAAGAAATTGCACAGCCTTATGGAGAAGTGAAGGATTGGAAGAAGGGCGAAGTGGAAGCCATTCCGGGCAAAACGATGCCAGGGATGACGATTGTTGAGCGGGATTATACAAAAATTTACGATAAGTACGTCACATTAGGGCCATTATTGTCCACAGGGAAAGTCGGCGCGCATGGTGTGAGCTTCTCTGTTGCCGAGGAATACGAAATGATGAAGGGCATCAACGGAACGTATTACGATGAAACAATCAAAAATGGATTACCGAAATTGCATACAGCGAAACATGCGGCAGAAGCGATGCTCACATTGTCATCTGCGACGAATGGTCGCGTGTCACAACGTGCCTTTGAAGCGGCGGAGCATGATACGGGGGTTGAACTAAAAGACATTTCAGCCGACCGTGCAGCAGAACGCTTTACGTTTGCGGGAATTACTGCCCAACCACGTGAAGTGATTCCGACGCCTGTCTTTAGTGGGTCCAATAAATTAGGCAGACGCTATTCACCGTTTACAACGAATATTGAGCGACTCGTGCCATTTAGAACGTTGACGGGTCGACAACATTTCTATATTGATCATGAATTATTCCTTGATTTTGGTGAAGCGATGCCAGTTTATAAACCGACATTGCCGCCAATGGTCTTTGGTCCGCGTGATAAACAAATCATCGGTGGACAGGATTCGCTTGTTTTACGCTATTTGACGCCGCATGGTAAGTGGAATATTCACTCGACATATCAAGATAATCAGCATATGTTAACGCTATTCCGTGGAGGCCCAACAGTGTGGATTTCCAATGAAGATGCGGAGGAGCATGGCATTGATGATAACCAATGGTTGGAAGTGTATAACCGAAATGGTGTTGTGACGGCAAGAGCTGTTGTCAGTCACCGCATGCCAAAGGGCACGATGTTTATGTATCACGCGCAGGATAAGCATATTCAAGTACCGGGGTCTGAAATTACAGAGGAGCGAGGCGGGAGCCATAATGCGCCGACACGCATTCATATGAAACCGACGCAAATGGTCGGCGGCTATGCGCAGCTCAGTTACGGATTCAACTATTATGGCCCAATCGGAAATCAGCGAGACGTCTATGTAGCCGTCCGCAAGATGAAGGAGGTAAATTGGCTTGAAGATTAA
- a CDS encoding nitrate reductase — MIDLKRLYEEKHAFGFFAYQLSYPEKLSFHPAVLEESFDSSHPAYASVKTYWDEMYEHSLDDIREMYTYTFDFQKESTLFMTYVKYEDAKERGQMLAKLKVLYEMFGLNMSDNELSDFLPLMCEFIYAAEWLGDPRAQQSYSMLLAVMEDGSYHLMKALEKYNNPYYHLIRGMRETFKSCIRQEELAND; from the coding sequence GTGATTGATCTGAAGCGATTGTATGAAGAGAAGCATGCATTTGGCTTTTTCGCCTATCAGCTATCGTATCCTGAAAAACTTAGTTTCCACCCGGCGGTTTTGGAAGAGTCATTTGACTCTTCCCACCCGGCCTATGCCTCAGTCAAAACGTATTGGGATGAAATGTATGAGCATAGCCTCGATGACATTCGGGAGATGTATACGTATACATTCGATTTTCAGAAGGAATCGACGCTATTTATGACCTATGTGAAGTATGAGGATGCGAAAGAACGTGGCCAAATGCTGGCGAAATTAAAAGTGCTCTATGAAATGTTCGGGTTGAATATGTCGGATAACGAATTATCCGATTTTCTGCCGCTCATGTGTGAATTCATTTACGCAGCGGAATGGCTAGGAGATCCACGCGCACAGCAAAGTTATTCCATGCTTCTCGCTGTGATGGAGGACGGAAGCTATCATTTAATGAAGGCCTTAGAAAAGTATAATAATCCTTATTATCATCTCATTCGAGGAATGAGGGAAACGTTCAAGTCTTGTATTCGTCAGGAGGAACTTGCCAATGACTAG
- a CDS encoding ATP-binding protein — translation MDIKTNQLSELLMKLYDNAAEAIFFFDRNGKVIAMNDAAQLILNVDVLDRMMVGEANAICLTCKGYTNEQELQTCLSCYMINPKEDFTSFQVYLDTKGKGVIPYAASYQTIDAENGVRVFMLRDLTKQYKTQESLNQKRMMKSVIKAQEDERKRISRELHDSVAQEMLSSLVELRVLKYMNIDEDVLKKVQQTEGSLMRLLDDIRHLSVELRPATLDDLGLEAAFRTHFKWIEKNYGLVVHFAAELESKRYEGEIETVVYRICQEAVFNALKYASTDDIDVRLFEEQGILKLHVTDEGVGFDLNAVHPKGTGLGLYGMRERAELVEGQITIDAELGKGTAIRLEIPVKEEMALENHNRG, via the coding sequence ATGGATATCAAGACGAATCAGTTATCCGAGTTGTTGATGAAGCTATACGACAATGCAGCCGAAGCCATCTTCTTTTTTGATCGGAATGGAAAAGTGATTGCGATGAATGACGCAGCCCAGCTTATTTTGAATGTGGACGTACTCGATCGAATGATGGTGGGAGAGGCCAATGCGATTTGCCTGACGTGTAAAGGGTATACAAATGAACAGGAACTGCAAACCTGTTTATCTTGCTACATGATCAACCCGAAAGAGGATTTTACGTCATTTCAAGTGTACTTAGATACAAAAGGTAAAGGTGTGATTCCGTATGCAGCTAGTTATCAGACGATTGATGCTGAAAACGGGGTTCGTGTGTTCATGCTACGGGATTTGACGAAGCAATATAAAACCCAAGAGTCGCTCAATCAAAAAAGGATGATGAAAAGCGTCATCAAAGCCCAGGAAGATGAGCGAAAACGAATTTCAAGGGAATTGCATGATAGTGTGGCGCAAGAGATGTTGAGTTCGTTGGTAGAACTTCGAGTCTTAAAGTATATGAATATCGATGAGGACGTATTGAAGAAAGTACAACAGACGGAAGGCTCGTTAATGCGGTTGCTAGATGATATTCGTCATCTGTCCGTGGAGCTTCGTCCTGCGACATTAGATGATTTAGGGCTGGAAGCGGCGTTTCGAACACATTTCAAATGGATTGAAAAGAATTATGGGCTCGTTGTCCATTTTGCAGCAGAACTCGAGTCGAAAAGATACGAAGGTGAAATCGAGACAGTCGTCTATCGTATTTGCCAAGAAGCGGTTTTCAATGCGTTGAAATATGCGAGTACGGATGACATTGATGTTCGTCTTTTTGAGGAGCAAGGGATTTTAAAATTGCATGTGACGGATGAAGGAGTTGGCTTCGACTTGAATGCGGTACATCCAAAAGGTACGGGGCTTGGCTTGTACGGCATGAGGGAACGGGCCGAATTGGTTGAGGGACAAATTACGATTGATGCTGAACTGGGAAAAGGTACGGCGATTCGTTTGGAAATTCCAGTGAAGGAGGAGATGGCGCTTGAAAATCATAATCGCGGATGA
- a CDS encoding hemerythrin domain-containing protein, producing the protein MAEGSRFKFDLPALRVLENEHRYLAYLMDGWHAIVLGFERDIYTLEEGREALQTLRKLIIEFIDPLKNHTEKEEEFLFPLLSLYVGNDQGPVHATEEEHEEIDAYIGHFLHHTRGDVSELTMQDMKAVVRDAGEAFEVITVHFVKEEAILFPMVNNVLRMEEQDQLYEQLYTSIL; encoded by the coding sequence GTGGCGGAAGGAAGTAGGTTTAAGTTTGACCTCCCGGCATTACGCGTGCTTGAAAATGAACATCGGTATTTGGCTTATTTAATGGATGGTTGGCATGCCATTGTATTAGGCTTTGAACGGGATATTTATACGCTTGAGGAAGGTCGAGAAGCGTTGCAAACATTACGTAAGCTGATCATTGAATTCATTGATCCTTTGAAAAATCATACGGAAAAGGAAGAGGAATTTCTATTTCCTTTGTTGTCACTCTACGTAGGGAATGACCAGGGGCCTGTGCATGCGACAGAAGAAGAGCATGAAGAAATCGATGCGTATATCGGTCATTTTTTGCATCATACGCGTGGGGACGTAAGCGAATTGACGATGCAGGATATGAAGGCTGTTGTGAGAGATGCAGGAGAAGCGTTTGAAGTGATTACGGTCCATTTTGTGAAAGAAGAAGCAATCCTTTTTCCAATGGTGAATAACGTCCTGCGAATGGAAGAACAAGATCAGTTGTATGAACAACTGTATACGTCTATCTTGTGA
- a CDS encoding response regulator transcription factor, translating to MKIIIADDHAVVRSGFMHILNYQDDMEVVATAADGLEAYDMVAKHRPDLLLMDLSMPPGESGLIATGKIKEDFPETKILILTMHDDEEYLFHVLKNGASGYVLKNSPDEELLIAIRVIYEGGTYIHPAMATSLVREFVRRDGEGAETDPFKILSKREIEVLPLVAKGYGNKEIAEKLYISVKTVEAHKSKIMEKLQLKSRPELVEYALRKKFLNF from the coding sequence TTGAAAATCATAATCGCGGATGATCACGCAGTGGTTCGAAGCGGCTTCATGCACATTCTGAATTACCAGGATGATATGGAGGTTGTGGCGACTGCGGCTGATGGGTTGGAGGCGTACGATATGGTCGCCAAACATCGTCCGGATCTCTTGTTAATGGATTTGAGCATGCCTCCAGGAGAAAGTGGTCTCATTGCGACAGGGAAAATCAAAGAAGATTTTCCAGAAACGAAAATTCTTATTTTAACGATGCATGACGATGAAGAGTACTTGTTCCATGTGTTGAAAAATGGGGCATCTGGTTATGTGTTGAAAAACTCGCCAGATGAAGAACTACTCATTGCGATTCGTGTTATTTATGAAGGGGGCACGTATATCCACCCGGCGATGGCGACTTCTCTTGTCCGAGAATTTGTAAGAAGAGACGGAGAGGGTGCGGAAACAGATCCTTTCAAGATTTTATCGAAACGTGAAATTGAAGTGTTGCCACTTGTCGCAAAAGGGTATGGCAATAAAGAAATCGCAGAGAAACTCTATATTTCAGTGAAGACGGTCGAAGCGCATAAATCGAAAATTATGGAAAAGTTGCAATTGAAAAGTCGTCCCGAGCTCGTTGAATATGCATTGAGAAAGAAGTTTTTGAACTTTTAG
- the narI gene encoding respiratory nitrate reductase subunit gamma produces the protein MTSQFLWVIFPYICMATFIVGHIFRYRSDQFGWTAKSSEFIEKKQLMLGSILFHIGVMPVIAGHVVGLGVPKEWTRALGISDHLYHMGAVWIGGFFGFMTLAGMVILTSRRFLLANVRKLSTASDLIVNSLLLLIVFLGIYSVVATNVAQPEFDYRDSISIWFRSLLIFRPEAGLMSAVPVAFQLHILSGFLIFAMWPFTRLVHVWSVPLNYVGRSYILYRKNRTN, from the coding sequence ATGACTAGTCAATTTTTGTGGGTCATTTTCCCTTATATTTGCATGGCAACGTTTATTGTCGGTCATATTTTTAGGTATCGTAGTGACCAATTTGGTTGGACGGCAAAGTCCAGTGAGTTCATTGAGAAAAAGCAATTGATGCTTGGGAGTATTTTATTTCACATTGGGGTGATGCCGGTCATTGCGGGGCATGTTGTCGGTTTAGGTGTGCCGAAGGAGTGGACACGTGCGCTTGGCATTAGCGACCATCTGTATCATATGGGTGCGGTTTGGATTGGTGGTTTTTTCGGCTTCATGACACTTGCAGGTATGGTGATTTTGACGTCACGTCGATTTTTGTTGGCCAACGTTCGTAAATTATCAACAGCATCGGATTTAATCGTGAACTCGTTATTGTTGCTTATCGTTTTTCTTGGGATTTACAGCGTGGTTGCTACGAATGTGGCACAACCTGAATTCGATTATCGAGACTCTATATCTATTTGGTTCCGTTCCCTTCTTATTTTCCGCCCTGAAGCGGGTCTTATGTCGGCTGTTCCAGTGGCCTTTCAATTGCACATACTATCAGGATTCTTGATATTTGCTATGTGGCCTTTCACAAGACTTGTTCATGTATGGAGTGTGCCGTTGAATTATGTAGGCAGAAGCTATATCCTGTATAGAAAGAACCGTACGAATTAA
- the narH gene encoding nitrate reductase subunit beta, producing MKIKAQVAMVMNLDKCIGCHTCSVTCKTTWTNREGAEYMWFNNVETKPGIGYPKRWEDQELYKGGWKLRNGKLELKSGSKLSKIALGKIFYNPDMPEMKDYYEPWTYDYEKLTMAGDSEHTPVARAKSVVSGEYMDLEWGPNWEDQLAGAHITGPTDPNIEKIEEEIKFNFEQAFMMYLPRLCEHCLNPSCVASCPSGAMYKRDEDGIVLVDQEACRGWRYCMTGCPYKKVYFNWKTNKAEKCTFCFPRIESGLPTVCSETCTGRIRYLGVLLYDADRVLEAASTPDEKDLYKAQCDLFLDPNDPEVIEQARKDGISEEWIEAAQNSPVYKLAIEYKLAFPLHPEYRTLPMVWYVPPLSPIMNYFEGKDSIKNPDMIFPAIEEMRIPIQYLANMLTAGDTETVKGALQRMAMMRSFMRAMSSGKEFDESRLERVGLSAHQTKQMYRLLAIAKYEDRFVVPTSHKEGHMNMYRSQGSAGYTEMGDYGRDTNQSQFSYSVMGTGGNCDGCGPATPAKSGKEIYEENFYGGIWRD from the coding sequence TTGAAGATTAAAGCACAAGTTGCAATGGTCATGAATCTCGATAAATGTATCGGCTGTCATACATGTAGTGTCACGTGTAAAACGACATGGACGAACCGCGAAGGTGCCGAGTATATGTGGTTTAACAACGTAGAAACGAAGCCAGGAATCGGTTATCCAAAACGTTGGGAAGATCAGGAACTCTATAAAGGTGGCTGGAAATTACGCAATGGCAAATTGGAGCTGAAATCAGGCTCCAAGCTATCGAAAATTGCCTTAGGTAAAATCTTTTACAACCCAGATATGCCGGAGATGAAAGATTACTATGAGCCTTGGACGTATGATTACGAAAAGTTAACAATGGCTGGCGATAGCGAGCATACACCAGTTGCACGTGCAAAATCGGTCGTATCCGGCGAATACATGGATTTAGAATGGGGTCCAAACTGGGAGGATCAGCTAGCGGGTGCACATATTACAGGTCCAACTGACCCGAATATCGAGAAAATCGAGGAAGAAATTAAATTCAATTTCGAGCAAGCATTTATGATGTATTTGCCAAGACTTTGCGAGCATTGCCTCAACCCAAGTTGTGTAGCGTCTTGTCCATCAGGTGCGATGTATAAGCGTGATGAAGATGGGATTGTCCTTGTTGACCAAGAAGCCTGTCGCGGTTGGCGTTATTGCATGACAGGTTGTCCGTATAAAAAAGTGTACTTTAACTGGAAAACGAACAAGGCAGAGAAATGTACATTCTGCTTCCCGCGGATTGAATCAGGACTGCCAACAGTTTGTTCTGAGACATGTACAGGACGTATCCGCTATTTAGGCGTTCTTCTATATGATGCAGACCGCGTGCTTGAAGCGGCTTCGACACCAGATGAAAAAGACTTGTACAAAGCGCAATGTGATTTGTTCCTTGATCCAAATGATCCGGAAGTCATTGAACAAGCTAGAAAAGATGGTATTTCAGAAGAATGGATTGAGGCAGCCCAAAACTCACCGGTTTACAAACTAGCGATTGAGTACAAGTTGGCCTTCCCGTTACATCCTGAATACCGAACATTGCCGATGGTTTGGTATGTACCGCCACTGAGCCCGATTATGAACTACTTTGAAGGAAAAGATTCCATCAAAAATCCGGATATGATTTTCCCAGCGATTGAAGAGATGCGTATTCCGATTCAATACTTGGCGAACATGTTGACGGCTGGAGATACGGAAACGGTCAAAGGTGCGTTGCAGCGTATGGCGATGATGCGGTCCTTTATGCGAGCAATGTCTTCAGGCAAGGAATTTGATGAATCTCGCCTTGAACGTGTCGGCTTGTCGGCTCATCAAACGAAGCAGATGTATCGACTGTTAGCGATTGCGAAATACGAAGACCGTTTTGTCGTCCCAACTTCTCATAAAGAAGGGCATATGAATATGTATCGTTCACAAGGTTCTGCGGGCTATACGGAGATGGGCGATTATGGTAGGGACACGAACCAGAGCCAATTTAGTTATTCTGTCATGGGGACAGGTGGCAACTGTGATGGGTGTGGACCTGCTACGCCGGCTAAATCAGGCAAGGAAATCTATGAAGAGAATTTCTATGGGGGGATCTGGCGTGATTGA
- a CDS encoding GAF domain-containing protein, protein MTGQEDFDFQEEIEQLRERFAFDFVAIALVQPAERRFELKWTHATGNRSNRYQRIVLQTGKGVAGHVFKTGKPFLVEDTDGVVGANDMFNYPIVVAEGLKSFGAIPLYKYNRVKGVLLVGYREGMKLTTEAFGEFQRVIGSEFGPFYCKEMVKD, encoded by the coding sequence ATGACTGGACAGGAAGATTTCGATTTTCAAGAGGAAATTGAGCAGTTGCGTGAGCGTTTTGCCTTTGACTTTGTTGCGATTGCGCTCGTGCAGCCAGCTGAAAGACGTTTTGAGCTGAAGTGGACACATGCAACGGGCAATCGAAGCAACCGTTATCAAAGAATTGTGTTGCAAACAGGTAAAGGTGTTGCGGGTCATGTATTTAAAACAGGTAAGCCCTTTTTGGTAGAAGACACAGACGGTGTGGTGGGGGCAAATGATATGTTCAATTACCCGATTGTAGTGGCGGAAGGGCTAAAAAGCTTTGGGGCAATCCCGCTTTATAAATACAATCGTGTAAAAGGTGTCTTGCTTGTTGGCTATCGGGAAGGCATGAAATTAACGACAGAGGCATTTGGGGAATTTCAACGGGTAATCGGCTCAGAATTTGGTCCATTTTATTGTAAGGAGATGGTGAAAGATTGA
- a CDS encoding MFS transporter: protein MIRKAQLPLQTANLVVGFMVWVLISSLLPFIIEDISIPAEKLAIVTAVPIVLGSILRIPLGYYANIFGARLIFLVSFILLLFPVFYISEASTFTDLIIGGTFLGIGGAVFSVGVTSLPKYYPKEKHGLVNGIYGMGNMGTAISTFAAPVLATQIGWSMTVKLYLILLLIFAALNFVFGDRKEVKVKTPIVEQIKGVYKNEKLWFFSLFYFITFGSFVAFTVFLPNFLVTYFELEKVDAGMRTAGFIAVATFLRPVGGWLADKFQPLFLLMGVFFGLTVAAIILAFSPTIALYTVGSMLIATTAGIGNGVIFKLVPFYFNKQAGIVNGIVSMMGGIGGFFPPLLLSVIHSMTGSYSIGFMAFSQVALVSLVLVVWLYYMDRLSMSVEVFNSTGQGILVTDASGTIESVNPAFTRLTGYSEEEVVGRNPNILSSGKQSKEFYTTMWSQIGEEGLWQGRMWNKKKSGEEYLELLSISVVKDDSGDVTRYVGTFSDITPSGGEGSRLI from the coding sequence ATGATTAGAAAAGCACAATTGCCGTTGCAGACGGCAAACTTAGTAGTCGGATTTATGGTATGGGTTTTGATTTCTTCACTACTGCCTTTTATCATAGAGGATATTTCGATTCCAGCAGAAAAACTAGCCATTGTTACGGCGGTACCGATTGTTTTAGGTTCTATTTTGCGGATTCCATTAGGATATTATGCTAATATATTTGGAGCTAGATTGATTTTTTTAGTCAGTTTTATCTTGCTTCTGTTCCCGGTTTTTTACATAAGTGAAGCGTCGACGTTTACCGATTTAATTATCGGTGGGACGTTCCTTGGGATTGGGGGCGCGGTGTTTTCGGTAGGGGTGACATCACTGCCGAAGTACTATCCGAAAGAAAAGCATGGTTTAGTGAACGGAATTTACGGTATGGGGAACATGGGGACGGCAATTTCAACATTCGCTGCGCCGGTGCTGGCTACGCAAATTGGCTGGTCCATGACGGTTAAGCTTTACCTCATCTTGCTCCTTATTTTTGCAGCATTGAATTTCGTGTTTGGGGATCGTAAAGAAGTTAAAGTAAAAACGCCGATTGTTGAGCAGATTAAAGGCGTTTATAAAAATGAAAAACTATGGTTCTTTTCACTGTTTTACTTCATCACCTTTGGTTCGTTTGTGGCCTTTACAGTTTTTCTACCAAACTTTCTCGTGACTTATTTTGAGTTAGAGAAAGTGGATGCAGGGATGCGGACAGCCGGTTTTATCGCGGTTGCAACCTTTTTGCGTCCGGTCGGTGGGTGGCTGGCAGATAAGTTCCAACCGTTATTTCTACTGATGGGTGTCTTTTTTGGTCTGACGGTTGCGGCTATTATTCTCGCATTCTCACCAACGATTGCCTTGTATACAGTGGGCAGTATGTTAATTGCTACAACGGCGGGGATTGGGAACGGTGTGATCTTTAAGCTTGTGCCGTTCTATTTTAACAAGCAAGCGGGGATTGTGAATGGAATTGTATCGATGATGGGCGGGATTGGTGGATTTTTCCCACCGTTGTTGTTGTCGGTTATTCACTCGATGACAGGTTCCTATTCAATTGGTTTCATGGCCTTTTCACAAGTTGCACTTGTCAGTCTTGTGCTCGTCGTTTGGCTCTATTATATGGATCGGTTGTCGATGTCGGTGGAAGTGTTTAATTCGACAGGGCAGGGTATTCTAGTAACGGATGCTTCAGGTACGATTGAATCGGTGAATCCGGCATTTACGAGGCTGACGGGTTATTCGGAAGAGGAAGTCGTTGGGCGCAACCCGAATATCCTGAGCTCTGGTAAACAGTCGAAAGAGTTCTACACAACGATGTGGAGTCAAATCGGCGAAGAGGGACTATGGCAAGGTCGCATGTGGAATAAAAAGAAAAGCGGGGAAGAATATTTGGAGTTATTGTCCATTAGTGTAGTGAAGGACGATTCTGGAGATGTGACTCGTTACGTAGGAACATTCAGCGATATAACGCCTTCGGGCGGAGAGGGCAGCCGGTTGATATGA